From a single Nicotiana tomentosiformis chromosome 2, ASM39032v3, whole genome shotgun sequence genomic region:
- the LOC104090742 gene encoding uncharacterized protein, which produces MEPWKDLSGIVVMVTGASSGIGRELCLDLAKASYNIIVAARCDDRLKSLCDEINSDGTRRAFAVELEINANGATIEAAVQKAWDAFGRIDVLVSNAGIRGSISSSLKLSEDEWNHTFNTNLRGAWLVSKHVCRRMRDAKQGGGSVINISSAAALNRALLPGSLAYASSKIALDMVTKIMALELGVDKMRVNSIAPGVFKSEITENLVQQKRFHNAVFKAVPLRTFGTTDPALTSVVRYLIHNSSQYVSGSVFIVDGGGTLPGVPIFSLL; this is translated from the exons ATGGAGCCGTGGAAAGACCTGAGCGGAATAGTAGTGATGGTGACAGGGGCGTCCTCAGGAATTGGGCGAGAGTTGTGTCTCGACTTGGCGAAAGCCAGCTACAACATTATTGTTGCCGCTCGTTGTGATGACAGGCTCAAATCTCTCTGCGACGAGATCAATTCAGACGGCACCCGACGTGCATTCGCCGTTGAGCTTGAGATCAATGCCAATGGTGCTACCATTGAGGCTGCTGTACAAAAAGCTTGGGATGCCTTCGGACGTATTGATGTCTTGGTTAGCAATGCCGGCATTAGAG GTAGTATAAGCTCTTCACTGAAATTATCAGAGGATGAGTGGAACCATACCTTTAATACGAACCTAAGAGGGGCTTGGCTGGTTTCCAAACATGTCTGTAGACGTATGCGCGATGCTAAACAGGGCGGAGGATCTGTCATTAATATATCTTCAGCTGCTGCACTGAACCGTGCACTATTACCAGGGAGTCTTGCTTACGCTTCTTCAAAGATAGCCCTTGACATGGTCACTAAG ATAATGGCCCTAGAATTGGGAGTAGACAAGATGAGAGTGAACTCAATAGCACCAGGAGTTTTCAAATCTGAGATAACAGAGAACCTTGTCCAACAGAAACGTTTCCATAATGCTGTTTTCAAAGCAGTTCCTCTGAGAACTTTTGGAACAACAGATCCAGCTTTAACATCAGTGGTCCGGTACTTAATACACAATTCTTCGCAATACGTATCGGGCAGTGTTTTCATTGTCGATGGCGGAGGTACTTTACCAGGTGTTCCCATTTTCTCATTACTCTAG